The DNA sequence agcccggaaaccacacagcacccaagtgattccggccgtgaaagccttcgacaatacatcaagctATTTCTTGCTGATTGGAGCATAACAATTGAGATTGAATGATCTCAGGCAGTCATTTGCTTAAGGACCATCACTCATCTTAGGGCCAAACTGCACAGTACTGATTTTggcaaggctcattccgcacacgcagaataatgcactttcaaactgctttcagtgctctttgaagctgtgcagaatggcaaaatccacttgcaaacagttgtgaaaatggtttgaaaacgcattattttgcgtgtgcggaaggggcccaagttaggTCCAGTTTTCTCTACAGTCACACAGCAGATACatgaaaaggaatttttaaaggcCTTGGATCCAATTTGGCTCAGGAGGAtggcacaaaagaagaagagtttggatttataccttgcctttctatcctgtaaagagactcaaggcagctgacaaactcctttcccttcctctccccacaacagacatcttgggaggtaggtggggctgagagttctgagagaactgtgactagaccaatatcacccagcaggctttgtgcgtaggagcaggggaacaaatccagttcaccaaataagagtccagcactcatgtggagaagtggggaatcaaaccctgtactccagattagagtccactgttcttaaccactataccacattggggCAGGAGGGTCCCACACTTTTGTCTcaagccaaactggacttccaaaCATCCTTTCCTTGCAGTTGCTGTATCCCAGGCCCAACATGCTAAAATTCATAGCGTGTAATTTGATCCTTATCTGATGTGGTTCCAAGATAAACATTTCCTGCCATTGCATCAAAAAAGCGGGCCCGTAGTTTCAAGGCATCTGACCAGCCTGAGTCATAACTGCCCTCTTTTCtgaaacacacattaaaaaaaattacttgcatCAATTTCCACTTTTTACATTTCAGAAATCCAAACATGATCAAAGAACAATGCAGATTGTTTGGATGGGAAGAATTGTTTGGATGGGAAGAAAGGAACAAACTAACCTGAAACAGCAGGGGCAATATTCTATGTGCAATGTGTGAGAAGCATCTTTTTTGGTGTCTGTCTGCCTCTTAGGTGCTGTATGATGAAGGACCCCTGTATGTCTTCTCGCCAACAGAGGATTTACGAACCCGCTGGATTCACCAGCTGAAAAAAGGTGAGTTCTAATGACACGTTATCTCCCCCACCCTGTCACTATCTGAATCTGTCCAATCAAATGTATATTGAGGGTTCTGTGCTGAGAACTTTAACCCAGACTTGTGTGGGAGCCGATTCAAATCACTACCATGATACACAGGGAGTAAGAGTTTCAGTTTTTCCCCTGTGTCATTTCTCCAGCCTGAAATATCTAAATTGTTTTGCATCGTAAAATTTTACAGGCGATAATCTTTTCCATAGGCACTTGCTTCTGGTGAGCAGCAAAAAATTAGTTGTAGTGCAACTCCCCATCTATTTACTCTAGAGAAGTCAGGTAAAACATCTCTGGCATATTGCATCTGCTGACCAATTCTGTGCGGTTCTTTGAAAGCATATCCCACCAAGTTCAATAGGGCTTACTTCCTTCCTAAATAAGTTTGCATGGGAATATTTAGTTTGCCGGAATTATTTGGGAGGTAAAGGCAATAAACGTTTAAATAAATACTATCTAACAATTCACAGAATGAAcccaggtttactcagaagtccaACAACAATCTTTCTTACGACAAACATAGAAACAGAACAGTTTTCTTGAGTCAAGAGAGCACCAGTCCATAGAGCTGTCTCTCCATCTTGCACACATTCTTAAAGGTGGGGAGGGATGAAATCTTCCCTTTTTTTAGCCATAGTTTAATGGAATTTACAAATAATATCTACCACCTTTATATGTATACAACAAATTACTAATTATACATTACTAGTttattctcttgccttgataaacctatggggttgccacaagtcagctgtaagtaatggcactttctaccaccacaactTTCCTGTTCGCAATGCCACAGAGATTCAAACCAGTATCAAAACAAAATCTTCCATTTTCTATCATTTGTCCTTTTGAAAACCATAATGGCAAGTTTCAATATTCCTCACAGCTTTCACTTTTAAATAAGTGGTTGATCTTATCACTCAGAACAATCCTTCATTAGAAAACTAGTATATTCTTCTAGTATTTTGTACAAATAATACGTGCAGCCATAATACTATATAAAACCAACTCCTGCAAATCACCAAGACCCTTTAGaatacaatatatacaaagaGTATGAATATGAGATAAAAATATTAAGAGTGTACATCCATAACaggtatacgtgtgtgtgtgtgtgtgtgtgtgtgtgtgtgtgtgtgtgtgtgtgtgtgtgtgtgtatttcttgaaggtctgccatccaaatacttgccagggttgaggctgaggtcatgtgactggctcagggtcaccttGCACgtttccatgtcagagtgggaattcaaacctgggattCCTAGATCTTTGTCCAACACAtcaaccactactccatgctgactctttcaaataatatattttgatTATAAATCCATCTGCAAGAAGAACTGGACCCACTTCTCCTGTTGCTTTTCAGTTGGCACAGGTCTCTTTGCCATCCAGGCCAAGATTAAGCAAATCGGAGATTGCAACATGTTTTTTTGTTCAGTCTGATTTTATTGAATGTTGTAGAATTATAatcaaaagctttttttaaaagtctgtgctgttgTGTTGTTGAATGAATCAGAatagtttgggcagaggagtggggagagagaggacTATTAATTCTTGTATCTCATGATGTACTAAACACATCTGATTGCTCCACCCTGTGCAGCAATCCGCTACAACAGCAACCTGGTGCAGAAATACCACCCTTGCTTCTGGACTGACGGCCAGTACCTCTGCTGCTCTCAAACAGCCAAGCTCGCCATGGGCTGCAAAATCGTGGAGAGCCGAACTGGAAGTAAGAGACCATCCCCTCCCTCTTTGTTTTCTCTTAATTCTTCCTCCCTAACACTGGTGGTCAGAAGAATTACAACAGAATcatccaaaaacaacagccacatGATTCTTTCTACAGAGACTAATTAATTAGTAAAGAGTATTGAAAGTAAATatgaattattttttatttatttgtttgtttgcttcattcataccctgcttttcttcccaatggggacccagaatggcttgcatcattctcctctcttccattttattctcacaacaaccctgtaaggtaggttaggttgagcgtgtgtgactggctcaaggactgcactggctcccagtttgctcctgggcccaattcaaagtgttaacattgacatacaaagccctaaatgactTGGGCCTTGCCTACCTGAAGGAGTACCTGTACCCCTATGTACCTATCTGGGCAATGAGATCACAGGGGCTGGCACTCCTGGTGGAGTTGGGttatttcaatgttatttttattgctgttttaattgttatattttattcatgatgtttttgttgtgttttattgttttttagcCTTTGTAGGCCGCCTAGAGGTGCTAGCatgaagtggggtataaatatcataaataaatgagTATGactatcataaataaataataataaataaataagttttcaCGGTAGAGTGGGGATTCTGACTCCCAGATATTGTCCAGCACTCTTACTGCCACACCACGCCAGCTCACAATTGTAATATTACCTCTGTTGTGTTTTGTGTTGCGGGACAGTAATGCACTAATGTGCACAAAACAAGCTGAAAGCATCCTTAACGTTTCTTATGAATGCATCTTGATCAAATGGCTGTTTTCCTGTTACTGAAGGTTTCAGAAATACCCGTTCTCACCACAAagtagataagcctctgccaccgacTCCAGAGGAGGACCAGGTATGGTAAATTTCTTGCAGTGGGTCTGACTGGGAGGGGGAAGCCACAGAGAGAGGGAGCTCCAACTCTTTGTTGTTTGTACCTGCCCAAAGATGATGAGCAAGCCGCTGCCCCCTGAGCCAGGCACCAACTCCCCATCCAAGATGAAGAAGGTCGTAGCACTCTATGATTACACCCCGATGAATGAACAGGACTTGCAGCTGCAGAAAGGTGAAGAGTACCTTATATTGGAAGAGAGCAATGACTTGTGGTGGAGAGCCCAGAGCCAAAACGGGTAAGAGTTCGGGACAGAGGATCCTTGTGTGTtgttcagccattttttccccacattCAACTGTGAGTGGAACTGACACTGTGGCTCCAAGCAGTGCTAAATGTATTCCCTGTAAAAACCCAGCGGTGTCTGTCTTCACAACTGCAAGATCCTACTGTCAACTCAGAAGTGGGGGTCAAAAGAGACCAGATGGTGAGACACCTGTGTTGAAAAGCTTTCCACCCTCTTTTAAAGCATTGGGGCCAGTGTGGAGTGGGCCCTGCAGAAAGGGGAGAAGGGATGCAACCTTATCACaccctgcaaaacaaaacaggactcCTCATGCCTTtcaaagagagaaagatggacacaatttttttccatttaaagtacttttttttttgtaaagagtGAAGTTGTGTGGGAGCAGAAGGTCAAATTCTCTCTctggtggatttcacacagcacaaatataatggaccaaggaaggaaaatatgccgttttggggaagaactttgcacaggtctctttcCCAAAACAAGCTCAGCCTGTTATATTGATTTCAACCTGGGTATTACAAAAATGAGCAAACGtgagatctttttgcaaaatcctgggtttcaaatgcttcctgattacctgtgtgaactacagcagCAGGAACTGTCCAATTTCTCCCTTCTGTCCACcttttgagtggattctctagagagTCCACTCAAATGGCAGCTGCCATGTTCAGATGGAGAGAGTCtccgttgtgggggggggggggggattctcgggtttgtgtgtgtggggtggggaaatctCTTGCTGTCCgacatccttccaaggtcagtaaagtgaatacccaacttgctgggggtaaagcgtagatgactggggaaggcaatggcaaactaccctgtaaacatagtttgcctagtaaatgttgtgatgtgatgtcaggtcataggtcagtaatgacacagtgcttgcacaggggactagtGTTACCTTTTTAAAGGGACTTGTAGTTTGGAGTGTGGTGTGGTGGAGTTAGATCTCTCAACAGAGAGTGCTGTACATCCTAACCAGACTAAATTCCCAGACTTCTTTGACAAAAGCCATGCTCATTTAACTGTTGTAATGTTGATACGTAATGTAGATGTGCCAAACGTTCAACTCCACTTTACCTTCATCCTTAGAGTGTGGCTTATGGTCTTTTCCTTCCACTTTACAGGGATGAAGGTTATATCCCTAGCAATTATGTCACCGAAGCAGCAGATTCCCTGGAGATGTTTGAGTGAGTGATCTCAAAACTGTGCTTCTGAGAACAGAGCTCTGCATTATAatgaagctgtggcaatcatgtGACTGTTTTTCTAGGAAGGGGAAGCACAGTCATGTTATCAGTGatgcttaaccctttcccttcATCTGCCAGATCTAACTTTCTACACAAGCCATTTCAAGTTGCCTTTCCCCTCTCAACCAGAAgctcaattgtgtgtgtgtgtggggggggggggggggggggggcagggggagtgatTTGGAGAGGAATTTGCAGGGGAGAATTGGTGGAGTTTGGAAGGACTACACATCCATCCTTTCCTCCCGTTCATTCTATCCTAAAGATGCCCACCTTTACATTTCTTTGGCAAATGTGGGTTTGAAAACAAGGCTCCCCAGCATATTTTCTTGGGACCAAACCTTAATGTGGTTCCATTCCCTCCATATCCTTTAATAGCTTTGCCAGTCTCCAAGTAGatcctggagttctccaggaatgacagctgatctccagagtgTGGAGGTGATTTTCCCCTGGAACAAAGGGCAGCTTTGAAGgccagactctatggtataccatgagATTCCACACCTCCACAGGCATCAAttacaaatctcaaggaatttcccaggccaaagttggcaatcctacatcCCATAAAGCTTCGTAATGATAATGGGCTTGCACCATAGACCAGGCTTCTCAGCCCTGGTAAAGTGGacccattttctttcccatgctTGTGCCCACTTGTGAACATGATTGTAGAAACCCCTATGTAATTCTGTTCTAGTTGATTGGGAGAAACATATGCCTCCACTGAAACTTTTCATCCCAGTCTTTTGAATTCCAGGTCACcaatgcatgcactacttaccctgtgtTTGTTTGCTTCACATTGGGATTTTCCCACAGTTGTTGTTTATGAAGGGattctgtgaagtgtccctagctgagtcaatctgccattttgcctgcccatcaCTTATTTGTTGCTTCCATGCAACTTCCATTTGGGGAGGCCACCTGtcgcctttctcccctgtaatcTTTGGGCTAGCATTACTTTACTACACCATGTCAATTTCAGTGATTAAAAAAGCTCTTTCAATTGTTCTGAAATGATGGTCCAAAGAGTGGCAAGACTGttgtgtgggcagaggaaggtggggaggagcgagaaaacccgaAGATAGGCTCGCGCATAGCGTTTGCtgtccctgcaaagggagagaaaaaattatgctttaacagctttcagaaaccacatgGATTCTCCGATCTGAGAGCGTGGTGACTtctgagaggggaaaatgtgtgcataactaagaatcaaactcaaagggaATTACAATCCAAGCAAAACAGTGCATGTGTGTAAATGGCCCCCGTGTCTTAGACGCCACCCCCTTTCACTGCCTCTTTCATAGGAATTTCTCTTTGACATGCATAATGTCGTGTTCCAGGTGGTATTTGAAAAATGTGACCCGAAGGCAGGCAGAGCAGTTGCTGAAGAAAGAGGTGAGTATGTGATTTCCCATGTCCATTCATTCCTTCATTCTTTTTTTcgaatggtgtttttttttcagaatcgcaagaccagcatggctacctgCTCTGAAACTTTTTTCAAAATTGATCCCTATTCAAAAGCCACTGATGGTGCAATGCCATGAAGGAACTTCACTATCATCACTGTTCTGGGAGAGGCTGTGACTCAAGGGTAGAGCTAAAGGGTCCTAAGttccatccccagcatctccaattaagagGAGAAGATGGGGTGTGCGAAAGACCTtgatctgagaccctggagagctacccATTTGGGGTAGCAGGACTGACATTgataaaccaatggtctgactcagtagaaggagGCTTCAAGATGGAACAGGGCCTTTACAGTGAGGTACTCCCACTTAGAAATGGAGACCATTTCTTTCCAGAGAGGTAAGCTTAGAACAGCGTGGTCTTAGTGGGATGAGAACTGGGTGGATTGCATGAccaggagaactgagtttgattcccgctcCCTCCACACTTAGACAGgggtcttgggtgctgtgtggtttccaggctgtatggccgtgttctagcatgtATGTATTCTCTCCCACAATTGTTTAGcacaccatctgtggctggcatccttcaGAGActccaccagatcctctgaagatgcaatacAGACTCTGAGAATGCTTTGTTGTCAGGAGAGCATGCTGCTTCTGACCATACAATGAGGAAACCTACAGcatagtgattccggccgtgaaagccttcaactaaaCAGgggtcttatctggggaattagatttgtttctctgcctctacttatgaagcctgctgggtgactatggGCTATTTACAGTTGGTTCAGAAcactcagccccgcccaccttccattgcaggaagaggaagggaaggggtttgtaagcccctttgagtctccttataggagaggaaggggagtaaTAAATCcaatttcctccttctcctcttctcctcctgctctcttTGCTTGAAAATTGCTGAGCATAATCCTATGAAAAGTTCTGTGACCTACGCCCCATTCACATATGTTCTCATGCATGGCATAAATTCATGGTTGTGTGATGATTACCAAAATACATTGTAATCAACTTGTGCGGAAAAGATCTTAAACTAGACCACCTACATGGAAACAGCCATCCCCAGTAAGAGACAGAGATCtaagaaaataacagaaaaacatATCTAACTTAAATCATGCCAGTTACCTTCAGATGGAGCAAACACATTCCCCTGGTCACGATATCTGGACACATGTTTGAACCCAGAACAAAAGAAAAGTTCACCTTTTAACACTTCTGGTTTAGGTGAAAACCTCCCTTCCTCAATCCAGGGTCAGAAATCCTGCCACACCTGGGAGCTGCTCTGCTTTCTGCCAGTGGGCCTCTTTACACATAGCTCTCTCCCTGGTTGCATTTTATGATGTCAAACAACAAAACAAGGAGCACAGAGTATGGTGTGCCAcggcaataaacaaacaacataCATCCAGATTAGACTCCAAGAATCTCCATATAACTCCTAGTATCTGACAAGACAAAAAGTCTCTGAAAGTCTCCTTTTcgatgtaccctgtttccccgaatataagacatcccctaaaaataagacatagtagaggttttgctgaagtgcaaaatataaggcatcccccgaaagtaagacatagcaaagtttttgtttggaagcatgcctgacgaataGAACCCTAGAAAGAATAGggcatccctgaaaataagacatatagCGCttgtctttgggagcaaaaatgtaAATATAAGACCCACTGTCTTATATTAGGCTCCGCGGTATGTTGCCCTGTCGAGGTCGCATCATGGCGGGCCCACATAGATTTTCATTGTTTATAAAGTGTTTGTTTTCCTATGATTTTCAGCATAGCAGCCTGAGTATAGTGTTTTGAGTTTGTTCCTTGTATTTTATGTTGCCCATTCATCAGATTCCTTTGGCAGGTAGGCTAGCTGGCTGGGTTTCTTCCTGACTGAACGTTCATGCTTTTTCTCTACCCctacagtgatgggattcagcaggttcgcaccactttggcagaaccggtttgttaaaatggtgcttgtgaacaaccagttgttaagttatttgaattccaccaccagaaccagctaaattatttgaatcgcaccactaCTCTGCCTCCGTGGGAAAATAAATAGATGGGAAATtcacccctctttttttttttacgaaACCGTTTCCTGTGAAATGTTAGTAGTGTCCTCTGCTTTTACATTTCAGGGCAAGGATGGAGGTTTCATTGTCCGGGATTCTGTGAGCAAGACTGGAAAATACACAGTCTCTGTTTTTGCAAAAGCAGCAGGGTAAGTGTGGCCTGTTTAGGGGGAAATGGATAAGGCCCTACAGCATACTAGTTTTCAGTTtacctcccccaacccccgcttttctttttttggttggcTGGAAACAACTAACAAGGTTTGCTTAATTATTGTTTTTTCTGTCTAAAGTTCACGTGCCCCAATTACTGGGCAGGTGGCAGTCCTTGCCCTGAGTGAGCCCAGTAGTCTATCTTGTCCAATTCTCTGCCCCAAATGCCTTATAACATCCATAGTAGATAGACAGATACTTAAGAGCCCACCTTGTTGGTGTCCTCAGCTACCGGCAT is a window from the Sphaerodactylus townsendi isolate TG3544 unplaced genomic scaffold, MPM_Stown_v2.3 scaffold_1158, whole genome shotgun sequence genome containing:
- the LOC125424830 gene encoding LOW QUALITY PROTEIN: tyrosine-protein kinase BTK-like (The sequence of the model RefSeq protein was modified relative to this genomic sequence to represent the inferred CDS: substituted 1 base at 1 genomic stop codon); the encoded protein is VLYDEGPLYVFSPTEDLRTRWIHQLKKAIRYNSNLVQKYHPCFWTDGQYLCCSQTAKLAMGCKIVESRTGSFRNTRSHHKVDKPLPPTPEEDQMMSKPLPPEPGTNSPSKMKKVVALYDYTPMNEQDLQLQKGEEYLILEESNDLWWRAQSQNGDEGYIPSNYVTEAADSLEMFEWYLKNVTRRQAEQLLKKEGKDGGFIVRDSVSKTGKYTVSVFAKAAGEPQGTIRHSGXSISTPHWTEYFLAGKHYPKYHPCCELLIESFKLN